The Campylobacter sp. CNRCH_2014_0184h genome has a window encoding:
- the nadD gene encoding nicotinate (nicotinamide) nucleotide adenylyltransferase — protein sequence MKIALFGGSFDPPHLGHNAIVFNALANLELDKLIIMPTFISPFKQEFTANEQRRLKWCEMIWGGLEKVEICDFEIKKQRPVPSIESVDFLYKQYEISKFYLILGADHLQSLEKWHEFERLQNLVEFVVAKRDGIFIPKHFKTLDTKVNISSSFIRETLQTSQVCEQIKEEVKLYYSKFKNI from the coding sequence ATGAAAATCGCACTTTTTGGTGGCAGTTTTGATCCACCCCATTTAGGGCATAATGCTATAGTCTTTAATGCACTAGCAAATTTAGAGCTTGATAAACTCATTATTATGCCAACTTTTATTAGCCCCTTTAAGCAAGAATTTACAGCAAATGAGCAAAGACGCTTAAAATGGTGTGAGATGATTTGGGGAGGTTTGGAAAAAGTTGAAATTTGTGATTTTGAAATAAAAAAACAAAGACCCGTACCTAGTATAGAAAGTGTTGATTTTTTGTATAAGCAATATGAAATTTCTAAATTTTATCTTATTTTGGGAGCTGATCATTTACAAAGTCTTGAAAAATGGCATGAATTTGAAAGATTGCAAAATTTGGTAGAATTTGTTGTAGCCAAAAGAGATGGTATTTTTATACCAAAACATTTTAAAACTTTAGATACTAAAGTAAATATCTCTTCTTCTTTTATAAGAGAAACCTTGCAAACATCGCAAGTTTGTGAGCAAATCAAAGAAGAAGTTAAGCTTTATTATTCTAAATTTAAAAATATTTAA
- a CDS encoding methyl-accepting chemotaxis protein — MEQIIISLIAIFFTLIFIRMIISYNLKPIAIISSGLHNFFNYLNHKDSHSHPIKLKTQDEFGKMAEEINENIEIIKEALNKDAKAIKESVSIAKKIETGELDLHISSHANNPQIQELMKVLNSMLTTLQRKIGSNLNEILAVFDSYKRLDFTATINAPKGDIEKAINSLGDEIKNMLTQSLHQGELLNQKAEALKQSMQELTNDATHQTSSLQESARALEQMNSAMSEISIKTQDVVKQSNDIKNVTTVISDIADQINLLALNAAIEAARAGEHGRGFAVVADEVRNLAERTQKSLGEIEANTNILAQSINDMGEAIKEEADDISQINESVATIEKLTQQNSQTAMQTNAIANEVDSLAQDMLSETKKRKF, encoded by the coding sequence ATGGAACAAATTATTATTTCCTTGATTGCTATTTTTTTCACTTTGATTTTTATTAGAATGATTATTTCTTACAATCTTAAACCAATTGCGATCATTTCATCAGGATTACATAATTTCTTTAATTATTTAAATCACAAAGATTCTCACTCTCATCCTATTAAGCTTAAAACTCAAGATGAATTTGGAAAAATGGCAGAAGAAATTAATGAAAACATTGAGATCATTAAAGAAGCTCTAAACAAAGATGCAAAAGCCATTAAAGAATCTGTCAGTATTGCTAAAAAAATAGAAACAGGTGAGCTTGATTTGCATATTAGCTCTCATGCTAACAACCCTCAAATTCAAGAATTAATGAAAGTGTTAAATAGTATGCTTACAACTTTACAAAGAAAAATTGGCAGTAATTTAAACGAAATTTTAGCTGTATTTGATAGCTATAAACGCTTAGATTTCACAGCAACTATTAATGCACCAAAAGGCGATATTGAAAAGGCTATAAATTCTCTTGGAGATGAAATAAAGAACATGCTTACACAATCACTTCACCAAGGAGAATTACTCAACCAAAAGGCCGAAGCACTCAAACAAAGCATGCAAGAACTTACAAATGATGCTACACATCAAACCTCATCACTGCAAGAAAGTGCAAGAGCTTTAGAGCAAATGAACTCGGCTATGAGTGAAATTTCCATTAAAACACAAGATGTAGTAAAACAAAGCAATGATATCAAAAATGTAACTACAGTAATTTCAGATATTGCAGATCAAATTAACCTACTTGCATTAAATGCAGCTATTGAAGCAGCACGTGCTGGTGAACATGGACGTGGCTTTGCTGTTGTTGCTGATGAAGTTAGAAATCTAGCAGAAAGAACTCAAAAGTCTTTAGGTGAAATAGAAGCTAATACTAATATCTTAGCCCAGTCAATAAATGATATGGGTGAAGCCATAAAAGAAGAAGCAGATGATATTAGTCAAATCAATGAATCAGTAGCTACTATAGAAAAACTCACACAACAAAACTCTCAAACAGCTATGCAGACTAATGCTATTGCAAATGAAGTAGATTCTTTAGCACAAGATATGCTAAGTGAAACTAAAAAAAGAAAATTTTAA
- the gap gene encoding type I glyceraldehyde-3-phosphate dehydrogenase has translation MAVKVAINGFGRIGRCVARIIMKRDDIELVAINDTTDIELTKYLFKYDTVHGVYDGSVENDGDDLIIDNKKIKVLKSRNVADLDFAKYGAQIVLECTGAHLTMEKCQGFLDHGVQKVIMSAPAKDKTPTYVLGVNAHEYKGENIISNASCTTNCLGPICRVLQDNFGIEKGLMTTIHAYTNGQSIIDAKARDKRRSRAAAQNIIPTSTGAAKAMKLVMPELDGKLHGQSMRVPVADVSTVDLTATLKKKVSKEEINEAFRKAAASNLKGILLVDDEERVSSDFITCSYGAIVASDLTQVICDDFVKVVAWYDNEWGYSSRLVDMAVFVAKA, from the coding sequence ATGGCTGTAAAAGTTGCAATAAATGGTTTTGGACGCATTGGAAGATGTGTTGCAAGAATTATTATGAAGCGCGATGATATCGAACTTGTAGCGATTAATGATACTACTGATATAGAGCTTACTAAATATCTTTTTAAATATGACACTGTTCATGGGGTATACGATGGTAGTGTTGAAAATGATGGTGATGATTTAATAATTGATAATAAAAAAATAAAAGTTTTAAAAAGCAGAAATGTAGCGGATTTAGACTTTGCAAAATATGGTGCACAAATTGTTTTAGAGTGTACTGGCGCACACTTAACTATGGAAAAATGTCAAGGATTTTTAGATCATGGGGTGCAAAAAGTTATCATGAGTGCACCTGCAAAAGATAAAACTCCAACTTATGTTTTAGGGGTAAATGCTCACGAATATAAAGGCGAAAACATCATCTCAAATGCAAGTTGCACTACTAACTGCCTAGGACCAATTTGTAGAGTTTTACAAGATAATTTTGGCATAGAAAAAGGTTTAATGACTACTATACATGCCTACACAAACGGACAAAGTATTATCGATGCAAAAGCAAGAGATAAAAGAAGATCACGCGCTGCTGCACAAAATATCATCCCTACTTCAACTGGTGCAGCAAAAGCTATGAAGCTTGTTATGCCTGAACTTGATGGAAAATTACACGGTCAAAGTATGCGTGTACCTGTAGCTGATGTATCAACTGTGGATTTAACTGCAACTTTAAAGAAAAAAGTAAGTAAAGAAGAAATCAATGAAGCCTTTAGAAAAGCAGCTGCTAGCAATTTAAAAGGTATATTATTAGTTGATGATGAAGAAAGAGTTTCAAGTGATTTTATAACTTGCTCTTATGGTGCGATTGTAGCAAGTGATTTAACTCAAGTTATTTGTGATGATTTTGTTAAAGTGGTTGCTTGGTATGATAATGAATGGGGATATTCTTCTCGTTTGGTAGATATGGCAGTATTTGTAGCAAAGGCTTAA
- a CDS encoding DUF2325 domain-containing protein — MSVLVIGADEITPIKAVLTNLGAKSIEHWDARNENRVNRKPIPQNTECIVMLTSFLNHNTMKKIKTEAKKRNIPLVCAKRSVSCVYCEYCKVFGLDQTYECAKKA; from the coding sequence ATGTCAGTTTTGGTTATCGGAGCGGATGAAATAACCCCAATAAAAGCAGTTTTGACAAACCTAGGTGCAAAAAGCATAGAGCATTGGGATGCTAGAAATGAAAATAGGGTAAATAGAAAACCCATTCCACAAAATACTGAATGTATAGTTATGCTTACTAGTTTTTTAAATCATAATACTATGAAAAAAATCAAAACAGAGGCAAAAAAACGCAATATACCTTTAGTTTGTGCTAAACGCAGTGTGAGTTGTGTGTATTGTGAATATTGTAAGGTTTTTGGACTTGATCAAACCTATGAGTGCGCAAAGAAGGCTTAG
- a CDS encoding dUTP diphosphatase has product MEVKDILKSMLELQQKLNDDTNGIGWENGYTKEGKLISFRRCIYMECAELIDSFAWKHWKSIHTPANWDNVRIEIVDIWHFILSLILEEYKEKQIDDKNFIAEEVSSVTFFDDFCKETSNPNEADIYGILNDIELIIHKCSGFDYDLGELLSAYFVLARKCGLNFFELYKTYIGKNILNQFRQENGYKEGTYKKTWNGTEDNEVLNQILKETLDYKEIYQKLQDAYKQIK; this is encoded by the coding sequence ATGGAAGTAAAAGATATTTTAAAAAGCATGCTAGAACTCCAGCAAAAACTAAATGATGATACCAATGGTATAGGATGGGAAAATGGCTATACCAAAGAAGGCAAATTGATTAGTTTTAGAAGATGTATTTATATGGAGTGTGCTGAGCTTATTGATTCTTTTGCTTGGAAACATTGGAAAAGCATACACACTCCTGCAAACTGGGACAATGTGCGCATTGAAATAGTGGATATATGGCATTTTATTTTAAGTTTGATTTTAGAAGAATACAAAGAAAAACAAATAGATGATAAAAATTTCATAGCAGAGGAAGTTTCTTCTGTAACTTTTTTTGATGACTTTTGCAAAGAAACTTCTAATCCAAATGAAGCAGATATCTATGGAATTTTAAATGATATTGAGCTTATTATCCACAAATGTAGTGGTTTTGATTATGATTTAGGTGAACTCTTGAGTGCATATTTTGTTTTAGCTAGAAAATGTGGTTTAAATTTCTTTGAGCTTTATAAAACCTATATTGGAAAAAATATATTAAATCAATTCAGACAAGAAAACGGCTACAAAGAAGGCACTTATAAAAAAACTTGGAATGGCACAGAAGACAACGAAGTTTTAAATCAAATTTTAAAAGAAACACTAGATTATAAAGAAATCTATCAAAAACTTCAAGATGCTTATAAGCAAATTAAATGA
- a CDS encoding phosphoglycerate kinase: MSSILSIKDIDLAKKKVFIRCDFNVPQDEFLNITDDRRIRSAIPTIRYCLDNGCAVILASHLGRPKEIASKYSLEPVAKRLARLMSKEVIMAKDVIGEDAKKKASELKSSEILLLENLRFEKGETKNDENLAKELASMADVYINDAFGVCHRAHASVEAITKYFDNTNKGAGFLLQKEIEFASNLIKHPARPFVAVVGGSKVSGKLQALTNLLPKVDKLIIGGGMAFTFLKAQGYDIGNSLLEEDLIEEANKILLKGKNLGVKIYLPVDVTAAQTCSQEAVMKYTPVQEIPAGWMGLDIGPASVRLFKEALSDAQTIWWNGPMGVFEIDKFSKGSIKMSHYISESHATTVIGGGDTADVVARAGDADEMTFISTGGGASLELIEGKELPGVKPLTIKDNE, from the coding sequence ATGAGTAGTATTTTATCGATTAAAGATATTGATCTTGCAAAGAAAAAAGTATTTATTAGATGTGATTTTAATGTTCCTCAAGATGAGTTTTTAAATATCACTGATGATCGTCGTATTCGCTCGGCTATCCCTACTATAAGATATTGTTTAGACAATGGCTGTGCAGTTATTTTAGCTTCACATTTAGGGCGTCCAAAAGAAATAGCTTCAAAATACTCTTTAGAGCCAGTTGCAAAAAGACTTGCACGCTTAATGTCTAAAGAAGTCATTATGGCTAAAGATGTTATAGGTGAAGATGCAAAGAAAAAAGCTAGCGAATTAAAATCAAGTGAAATTTTGCTTTTAGAAAATTTACGTTTTGAAAAGGGTGAAACTAAGAATGATGAAAACTTAGCCAAAGAACTTGCTTCTATGGCTGATGTTTATATTAATGATGCTTTTGGGGTTTGCCATAGAGCCCATGCTAGTGTTGAAGCTATTACAAAATACTTTGATAATACAAACAAAGGTGCGGGATTTTTACTCCAAAAAGAAATAGAATTTGCAAGCAATCTTATCAAACACCCTGCACGACCTTTTGTGGCAGTAGTAGGTGGTTCTAAAGTAAGTGGGAAATTGCAAGCTTTAACTAACTTACTTCCAAAAGTAGATAAGCTCATCATAGGTGGTGGTATGGCCTTTACTTTCTTAAAAGCTCAAGGTTATGATATAGGAAATTCTCTCTTAGAAGAAGATTTAATTGAAGAAGCGAATAAAATCTTGCTCAAAGGTAAAAATCTAGGGGTGAAAATTTATCTTCCTGTGGATGTTACAGCAGCACAAACTTGCTCTCAAGAAGCAGTAATGAAATACACTCCTGTGCAAGAAATTCCTGCGGGTTGGATGGGGCTTGATATAGGTCCTGCTAGTGTAAGGTTGTTTAAAGAAGCACTTTCTGATGCTCAAACTATATGGTGGAATGGACCTATGGGGGTTTTTGAAATCGATAAATTCTCAAAAGGCAGTATTAAAATGAGCCATTATATTAGCGAATCTCATGCAACAACTGTAATAGGTGGTGGTGATACTGCTGATGTTGTAGCAAGAGCAGGTGATGCTGATGAGATGACTTTCATTTCAACCGGTGGTGGAGCATCATTAGAGCTTATAGAAGGAAAAGAACTTCCTGGTGTAAAACCTTTGACTATAAAGGATAATGAATGA
- a CDS encoding EI24 domain-containing protein: protein MNILYLSLQDFLSKPFLKFSTLPFLISLVIFALLVYYSYDIFFSYIEDVVSGSFMAWFFSFSIVQFSLAFLSAIGGFFIVVFASVFFTMFIISFLTPYIVKKINQKYYNHFIQREVNSLEILLKTFKFLLISCVLFAVATFLLIIPFVSIVIYYGVFYYLFHKLLLLDVLSNVLDKNNFDDFYKNSSPLYFKIITLVFFALSSIPLLGLFLQVFYVIFLTHLSYQKILKLKANNNG, encoded by the coding sequence ATGAATATACTATACCTAAGCTTGCAAGATTTTCTTAGCAAGCCTTTTTTAAAATTCTCAACTTTGCCTTTTTTAATCAGCCTGGTTATTTTTGCCCTGCTAGTGTATTATAGTTATGATATATTTTTTTCTTATATTGAAGATGTAGTCAGTGGCTCTTTTATGGCTTGGTTTTTTAGTTTTTCTATAGTGCAATTTTCACTTGCATTTTTAAGCGCTATAGGAGGATTTTTTATAGTAGTATTTGCCTCTGTATTTTTTACTATGTTTATAATTTCCTTTTTAACTCCTTATATAGTCAAAAAAATCAACCAAAAATACTATAACCATTTCATACAAAGAGAAGTAAATTCTTTAGAAATTTTACTTAAAACATTCAAATTTTTACTCATCTCATGCGTATTATTTGCAGTAGCTACTTTCTTGTTAATTATACCTTTTGTTAGCATTGTGATTTATTATGGAGTATTTTATTATTTATTTCACAAACTTTTATTGCTAGATGTATTAAGCAATGTCTTAGATAAAAACAATTTTGATGATTTTTATAAAAATTCATCACCATTATACTTTAAAATTATCACCTTAGTCTTTTTTGCTTTATCAAGCATACCTTTGCTTGGTTTATTTTTACAAGTATTTTATGTAATCTTCTTAACTCACTTAAGTTATCAAAAAATTTTAAAACTTAAAGCCAATAACAATGGATGA
- a CDS encoding ATP-binding protein, with the protein MQISSYNSQNFSMDIKTKNGNHLSFSMYDKKEAKLDKDGNSASLSLRNQFGFSFSYSGTKLSQEEIEEIKEAVAKVQPQIDEFMKNSRVGTLKPKELITTAMKIGDALPEPKNEEHKKATLHELFNTMDKSLNKEMNKTDLEDIKKQIFQDSTKLLEEIWEQYNKQKEQKEEDNKEFGFYA; encoded by the coding sequence ATGCAAATTTCTAGCTACAATTCTCAAAATTTTTCTATGGATATTAAAACAAAAAATGGCAATCATCTTTCTTTTTCTATGTATGATAAAAAAGAAGCAAAATTAGATAAAGATGGAAATTCAGCATCTTTGAGTTTAAGAAATCAATTTGGTTTTTCATTTTCATATAGTGGAACTAAACTTTCACAAGAAGAAATTGAAGAAATAAAAGAAGCAGTAGCCAAAGTACAACCTCAAATCGATGAGTTTATGAAAAACTCAAGAGTTGGAACCTTAAAACCAAAAGAGCTCATTACCACTGCAATGAAAATTGGCGATGCCTTACCTGAACCAAAAAATGAAGAACATAAAAAGGCTACTTTACATGAGTTATTTAACACCATGGATAAGAGTTTAAACAAAGAAATGAATAAAACTGATCTTGAAGATATTAAAAAACAAATTTTCCAAGATAGCACTAAATTACTAGAAGAAATTTGGGAACAATATAACAAACAAAAAGAACAAAAAGAAGAAGACAATAAAGAATTTGGATTTTATGCTTAA
- a CDS encoding triose-phosphate isomerase, producing MIFAANLKCNHTRSSFELYAQKLNQNLNKEDEIFIFPPSIAFLKDNFSFQQGAQNFYPCENGAYTGEIGKIHLEEFNIKSVLIGHSERRALKEDESFLKAKFDFAKNLDFNIIYCIGESLETKNANKSLDFLKKQIENIDLSYKKLIIAYEPIYSIGTGVSANLDDINTILNFLREFTNAKLLYGGSVNQSNIKEICALKNCGGVLIGSAALNANDFLNMIQIAKG from the coding sequence ATGATTTTTGCAGCAAATTTAAAGTGTAATCATACAAGATCAAGCTTTGAACTTTACGCTCAAAAATTAAACCAAAACTTAAACAAAGAAGATGAAATTTTCATCTTCCCTCCTAGCATAGCTTTCTTAAAAGACAATTTTTCATTTCAACAAGGCGCGCAGAATTTCTACCCTTGCGAAAATGGAGCATATACTGGAGAAATAGGTAAAATTCACTTAGAAGAATTTAATATCAAAAGCGTTTTAATAGGCCATTCTGAAAGAAGAGCTTTAAAGGAAGATGAAAGCTTTTTAAAGGCTAAATTTGACTTTGCAAAAAATCTTGATTTTAATATCATTTATTGTATAGGCGAAAGTTTAGAAACTAAAAATGCCAACAAAAGCTTGGATTTTTTAAAAAAACAAATTGAAAATATTGATTTATCTTATAAAAAACTTATCATAGCTTATGAGCCTATTTATTCTATAGGCACAGGAGTTAGTGCTAATCTTGATGATATCAATACTATACTTAATTTCTTAAGAGAATTTACCAATGCTAAGCTTTTATATGGCGGAAGTGTTAATCAAAGCAATATTAAAGAAATTTGCGCTTTAAAAAATTGCGGTGGAGTATTGATAGGTTCAGCTGCATTAAATGCAAATGATTTTTTAAATATGATACAAATAGCTAAAGGTTAA
- a CDS encoding pyridoxamine 5'-phosphate oxidase family protein, which produces MDERIKKFIHSQKLLNLSMLDEDGGVYCASCYYAFDDKNLALIFASEEHTKHIQLAYKSPKVAVNIALDTDIINLIKGVQIKALFQKATKEQERIYYKKFPFAKLAQACIFALNIQWVKYTDNKILLSKKLEFSL; this is translated from the coding sequence ATGGATGAAAGAATTAAAAAATTTATCCATTCACAAAAACTTTTAAATTTAAGTATGCTTGATGAGGATGGTGGAGTATATTGCGCAAGCTGTTATTATGCTTTTGATGATAAAAATTTAGCTTTAATTTTTGCTAGTGAAGAACATACTAAACATATTCAACTTGCCTATAAATCCCCTAAAGTAGCAGTTAATATAGCGCTAGATACAGATATTATTAATCTTATTAAAGGAGTGCAAATCAAAGCTCTTTTTCAAAAAGCCACCAAAGAGCAAGAAAGAATATACTATAAAAAATTTCCCTTTGCAAAACTTGCACAAGCTTGTATTTTCGCTTTAAATATACAATGGGTAAAATACACTGATAATAAAATTTTACTTTCCAAAAAATTAGAATTTTCTCTTTAA
- the truD gene encoding tRNA pseudouridine(13) synthase TruD, which translates to MNFMEENIIFKPLYTLKHSPINVYFSKNSNDFVVREKPLYEFSGKGEHLILHIQKKDLSTSEALRILSEQSGVKMRDFGYSGLKDKQGLTFQYISMPKKFKESLKNFKHDKMKILESFYHDNKLRIGHLKGNSFFIRLKKVSKVDALKIEQAFKNIQEQGFANYFGYQRFGKFQDNFSQGLEILKGKKIKNKKMQEFLISAFQSELFNRYLSKRVELSHFINDFSEKEIKQIYDLDKDGIKSLKNQKQFFKLLKGEVLGHYPFGKCFICEDLSSEVERFNQKDISAMGLLIGSKAYEANEGLAKKLEDEIFSFAYEFKNKMQGSRRFMWSYLQDCKGYYDEEKSHFTLEFFLQKGSYATVILEEILHTDIFEQTHNI; encoded by the coding sequence ATAAATTTTATGGAAGAGAACATCATTTTTAAGCCCTTATATACTTTAAAACACAGCCCGATAAATGTGTATTTTTCAAAAAATAGTAATGATTTTGTAGTAAGAGAAAAGCCTTTGTATGAATTTAGTGGTAAAGGTGAACATTTAATTTTACATATACAAAAAAAAGATCTAAGCACTAGCGAGGCTTTGAGAATTTTAAGTGAGCAAAGCGGTGTTAAAATGAGAGATTTTGGTTATAGTGGTTTAAAAGATAAACAAGGCTTAACTTTTCAATATATTTCTATGCCTAAAAAATTTAAAGAGAGTCTAAAAAATTTTAAACATGATAAGATGAAAATTTTAGAAAGTTTTTATCATGATAATAAACTTAGAATAGGGCATTTAAAAGGAAATTCATTTTTTATAAGATTAAAAAAAGTTTCAAAAGTAGATGCTTTAAAAATAGAACAAGCTTTTAAAAATATCCAAGAACAAGGTTTTGCTAATTATTTTGGATATCAGCGTTTTGGCAAATTTCAAGATAATTTTTCACAAGGACTAGAAATTTTAAAAGGCAAAAAAATAAAAAATAAAAAAATGCAAGAATTTTTAATTTCTGCCTTTCAAAGCGAGCTTTTTAATAGATATTTGAGCAAAAGGGTGGAATTGTCACATTTTATTAATGACTTTAGTGAAAAAGAAATAAAACAAATATATGATTTAGATAAAGATGGAATTAAAAGTTTAAAAAATCAAAAGCAGTTTTTTAAACTTTTAAAGGGCGAAGTTTTAGGACATTATCCTTTTGGTAAATGTTTTATATGTGAAGATTTATCAAGTGAAGTAGAAAGATTCAATCAAAAAGATATTAGTGCGATGGGTCTTTTAATAGGCTCTAAAGCTTATGAAGCAAACGAAGGTTTAGCTAAAAAATTAGAAGATGAGATTTTTTCTTTTGCATATGAGTTTAAAAATAAAATGCAAGGTTCAAGGCGCTTTATGTGGTCTTATTTGCAAGATTGCAAAGGTTATTATGATGAAGAAAAATCTCATTTTACTTTGGAGTTTTTCTTGCAAAAAGGCTCGTATGCCACAGTGATTTTAGAAGAAATTTTACACACAGATATCTTTGAACAAACTCATAATATATAA
- the fldA gene encoding flavodoxin FldA, translating to MSIAVIYGSSMGNTEGAANMIAQKLGISDVLNIADIDAEKINSYDKLICGTSTWGSGDFQDDWDGFDFSALNLSGKTVAVFGMGDSESYSDTYCSAMGKLAQALKAAGANLVGAVSTGGYTFESSEAVEGDKFVGLALDNDNHEDLTESRIDAWLEQIKPSFS from the coding sequence ATGTCAATAGCAGTAATTTATGGTAGTTCAATGGGTAATACCGAAGGTGCGGCAAACATGATCGCTCAAAAATTAGGAATTTCAGATGTATTAAATATCGCAGATATTGATGCAGAGAAAATTAATTCTTATGATAAATTAATTTGTGGAACTTCTACTTGGGGAAGTGGTGATTTTCAAGATGATTGGGATGGTTTTGATTTTTCAGCTTTAAATCTTAGCGGTAAAACTGTTGCTGTTTTTGGTATGGGAGATAGTGAAAGCTATTCAGATACATATTGCAGTGCTATGGGAAAACTTGCTCAAGCTTTAAAAGCAGCGGGTGCAAATTTGGTAGGTGCTGTTTCTACGGGTGGTTATACTTTTGAATCAAGTGAAGCCGTAGAAGGTGATAAGTTTGTAGGACTAGCATTAGATAATGATAATCATGAGGATTTAACAGAAAGTAGAATTGATGCTTGGTTAGAGCAAATTAAACCTTCTTTTTCTTAA
- a CDS encoding hydrogenase small subunit: MSLGNEELKSILEHKITLLENSHKEEKNISLEAVNSIIKILGLPNEFSPLAHRYFQLHTPPSLIWLHLSECTGCSESLLRTSLPDFLDLIFDFISLEYHETFMSASGHQAESHLEEVLEKKDFLLAVEGGVCAIDPFYLTIGAHGENGYEILQKCAKNAKTIFAMGTCSSYGGIQAAHPNPTKSIGISKVLEEKVINIPGCPPSDVNIIAALCFYILFEQDMALDEQNRPLAFYGKCLHDLCERKAKFEAGNFAQSFDDENIKQGYCLFKVGCKGPYAYNNCPKVKFNSKTSWPVAAGHGCIACSEENFWDDFGFYEKPMSNEFAYNDFSIILDDKIVHNSSINELNSNNILLDLESDTSGIFYLNDIKINFLDFSFEANPKVFLNNFAKTKMTMTLVQNYQEQFKTYYDFIQENYDDESKTSNNILDLFYFIYPFISGKKLNHLDEFLDLALAYKFKHPSKFDFKITINEQAKLDVSKSMRMPLIYILGGLDREGIAFGLIFSLKEHLKQALKACKKTHNKEQILICAKNEKLLKLFWDLTSI; the protein is encoded by the coding sequence ATGTCTTTGGGCAATGAAGAATTAAAAAGCATATTAGAGCATAAAATCACTCTATTAGAAAACTCACACAAAGAAGAAAAAAATATCTCATTAGAGGCTGTAAATTCTATCATTAAAATTTTAGGCTTACCAAATGAATTTAGCCCTTTGGCGCATAGATATTTTCAACTTCACACCCCACCTAGTCTCATATGGCTTCATTTAAGTGAATGCACAGGGTGTAGCGAGAGCTTACTTAGAACTTCATTGCCAGATTTTTTGGATTTAATTTTTGATTTTATTTCCTTAGAGTATCATGAAACCTTTATGAGTGCTAGCGGACATCAAGCAGAATCACATTTAGAGGAAGTTTTAGAAAAAAAAGATTTTCTTTTAGCTGTTGAAGGTGGAGTTTGTGCTATAGATCCTTTTTATCTAACCATAGGAGCACATGGTGAAAATGGATATGAAATTTTACAAAAATGTGCTAAAAATGCTAAAACAATCTTTGCTATGGGAACTTGCTCAAGCTATGGAGGAATTCAAGCTGCACATCCAAATCCTACCAAAAGCATAGGAATTTCTAAAGTCTTAGAAGAAAAAGTAATCAATATACCAGGTTGTCCCCCAAGTGATGTAAATATCATCGCAGCACTTTGTTTTTATATATTATTTGAGCAAGATATGGCTTTAGATGAGCAAAATAGACCTTTAGCCTTTTATGGTAAATGCTTACATGATTTATGCGAAAGAAAAGCTAAATTTGAAGCAGGAAATTTTGCTCAAAGTTTTGATGATGAAAATATTAAACAAGGTTATTGTCTTTTTAAAGTAGGTTGCAAAGGACCTTATGCTTATAATAATTGTCCTAAGGTTAAATTTAACTCCAAAACCTCTTGGCCGGTAGCTGCAGGACATGGATGCATTGCTTGTAGTGAAGAAAATTTTTGGGATGATTTTGGTTTTTATGAAAAACCTATGAGTAATGAATTTGCTTATAATGATTTTTCTATTATATTAGATGATAAAATAGTCCATAATAGTTCTATCAATGAGCTTAATTCAAATAATATTTTACTAGATTTAGAAAGTGATACTAGTGGGATTTTTTATCTAAATGATATAAAGATTAATTTTTTAGATTTTAGTTTTGAAGCTAATCCTAAAGTTTTCTTAAATAATTTTGCAAAAACCAAAATGACTATGACTTTAGTGCAAAATTACCAAGAGCAATTTAAAACATATTATGATTTTATACAAGAAAATTACGATGATGAAAGCAAAACTAGCAATAATATCTTAGACTTATTTTATTTTATATATCCATTTATTAGTGGAAAAAAATTAAATCATTTAGATGAGTTTTTAGATCTTGCTTTAGCTTATAAGTTTAAACATCCTAGCAAATTTGATTTTAAAATCACAATTAATGAACAAGCAAAACTTGATGTTTCTAAATCAATGCGCATGCCTTTAATTTATATTCTAGGCGGCTTAGATAGAGAAGGTATTGCTTTTGGATTGATTTTTTCTTTAAAAGAACATTTAAAACAAGCTCTAAAAGCATGCAAAAAGACACATAACAAAGAGCAAATTTTAATATGTGCAAAAAACGAAAAATTATTAAAATTATTTTGGGATTTAACGAGCATTTAA